The Podospora pseudocomata strain CBS 415.72m chromosome 3, whole genome shotgun sequence genome window below encodes:
- a CDS encoding hypothetical protein (COG:S; EggNog:ENOG503P4RA) has translation MPPPREIPGFYYDEVKRKYFKIEDSKRTVLPGGAAAWGSEGEVKRRRKEVEREKGEREWKERVRRERVRRVDVGWVLGRETGREGDDGIVKEWAGGLEDRGKIKMWVNLEEDGGVIDCFYVAGQREAQKEGRKEGEDGWEKEEDEVGEESVWVFAVLHSGGLITTLRNNYINAGDWSPEETGARLVLGTQRGVYCARGPGATAATTEMDTRRRPAKLVPPFRGDVLAVDFLHAQPQVVLAGTRSGHVCQLDTRTAPEAWDSMVFRHKSSVAHLRAVGGFDVLAAGPKNAMCIYDLRFVKAKEQKAGEKPFEPWERNTAAPAVEFPGYRNEAHIKIGLDVLTQPGYGHGVVAAAHDDCTVGLYSLRDGSRMPSGDVDKSKAPGVVKAIQFQTVAFDQHPSLFVGLGSVIQKFSY, from the exons ATGCCACCTCCGAGGGAGATTCCGGGGTTTTACTATG ATGAGGTCAAGAGGAAGTACTTCAAGATTGAGGATAGCAAAAGGACGGTGTTGCCTGGCGGGGCGGCTGCTTGGGGGAGCgaaggggaggtgaagaggcggaggaaggaggtggagagggaaaagggggagagggagtggaaggagagggtgaggagggagagggttaggagggttgatgttggttgggtgttggggagggagactgggcgggaaggggatgatgggattGTGAAGGAGTGggctggggggttggaggataGGGGGAAGATCAAGATGTGGGTTAatctggaggaggacgggggggTGATTGATTGTTTTTATGTAGCTGGGCAGAGGGAGGCgcagaaggaggggaggaaggagggggaggatgggtgggagaaggaggaggatgaggttggtgaggagtcGGTGTGGGTTTTTGCTG TCTTGCACAGTGGCGGCCTCATAACCACACTACGTAATAACTACATCAACGCTGGAGACTGGTCGCCTGAAGAGACCGGGGCCAGACTTGTTTTGGGAACCCAGCGTGGCGTGTATTGTGCCCGAGGTCCTGGTGCGACTGCTGCCACGACTGAAATGGACACCAGGCGTCGACCAGCGAAACTTGTGCCGCCTTTTCGGGGCGATGTACTCGCGGTTGACTTTCTTCATGCGCAGCCTCAAGTGGTCCTCGCCGGCACTCGTTCAGGTCACGTTTGTCAACTCGATACGCGGACGGCGCCGGAAGCATGGGATTCGATGGTTTTCCGCCACAAGAGCAGCGTGGCACATCTCAGGGCCGTCGGTGGCTTTGATGTCCTCGCTGCGGGACCAAAGAACGCGATGTGCATCTATGATCTTCGCTTTGTGAAAGCGAAGGAGCAGAAGGCGGGCGAGAAGCCGTTTGAGCCCTGGGAGCGAAACACTGCGGCTCCGGCGGTGGAGTTTCCTGGCTATCGCAACGAGGCACATATCAAGATTGGGCTGGATGTGCTTACGCAGCCGGGGTATGgacatggtgttgttgcggctGCTCATGATGATTGCACGGTTGGACTGTACTCGCTACGGGATGGATCGAGGATGCCATCGGGGGATGTGGACAAGAGTAAGgcgccgggggtggtgaaggccATCCAGTTCCAGACGGTGGCTTTTGATCAGCATCCCAGTTTGTTTGTTGGCCTTGGATCGGTTATTCAAAAGTTTTCTTATTGA
- the PMA1 gene encoding plasma membrane H+-ATPase (EggNog:ENOG503NUFA; COG:P) has product MAEHSTTGAPALSTNIESGNFDEKAPHHAAPPKQKVVEEEEEDEDIDALIEDLESNDGHGMFEEEEEVAPGSGRVIPEDMLQTDTRVGLTEQEVTQRRRKYGLNQMKEEKENLLLKFLGFFVGPIQFVMEAAAVLAAGLEDWVDFGVICGLLLLNAVVGFVQEYQAGSIVDELKKTLALKAVVLRDGTLKEIEAPEVVPGDILQVEEGTIIPADGRIVTDDAFLQVDQSAITGESLAVDKHKNDSCYASSAVKRGEAFLVVTATGDNTFVGRAAALVNAASAGSGHFTEVLNGIGTILLVLVILTNLVVWVASFYRDNGIVKILEFTLAITIIGVPVGLPAVVTTTMAVGAAYLAKKKAIVQKLSAIESLAGVEILCSDKTGTLTKNKLSLAEPYTVAGVEPEDLMLTACLAASRKKKGMDAIDKAFLKSLKFYPRAKSVLSKYKVLDFHPFDPVSKKVQAVVESPQGERIICVKGAPLFVLKTVEEDHPIPEEVDVDYKNKVAEFATRGFRSLGVARKRGEGSWEILGIMPCSDPPRHDTARTINEAKSLGLSIKMLTGDAVGIARETSRQLGLGTNVYNAERLGLGGGGDMPGSEVYDFVEAADGFAEVFPQHKYNVVEILQQRGYLVAMTGDGVNDAPSLKKADTGIAVEGASDAARSAADIVFLAPGLGAIIDALKTSRQIFHRMYAYVVYRIALSIHLEIYLGLWIAILNRSLNIELVVFIAIFADVATLAIAYDNAPYSKTPVKWNLPKLWGMSVLLGVVLAVGTWITVTTMYAHPNGGIIQNFGNLDEVVFLQISLTENWLIFITRANGPFWSSLPSWQLAGAILVVDILATLFCIFGWFEGGDQTSIVAVVRVWVFSFGVFCVMGGVYYILQDSVGFDNLMHGKSPKGNQKQRSLEDFVVSLQRVSTQHEKSQ; this is encoded by the exons ATGGCCGAACACTCGACCACTGGCGCTCCCGCGCTGTCGACCAACATTGAGAGTGGCAACTTTGACGAGAAGGCCCCTCACCACGCCGCCCCTCCCAAGCAAAAGGtcgtggaggaagaggaggaggatgaggacatTGACGCCCTCATCGAGGACCTCGAGTCCAACGACGGCCATGGCATG tttgaggaagaagaggaggtcgcTCCCGGCTCCGGGCGCGTCATTCCTGAGGACATGCTCCAGACCGACACCCGCGTCGGTCTCACCGAGCAGGAGGTTACCCAGAGACGCCGCAAGTATGGTCTCAACCAGAtgaaggaggaaaaggagaaccTTCTCCTGAAGTTCCTTGGCTTCTTCGTCGGTCCCATTCAGTTCGTCATGGAGGCTGCCGCCGTCT TGGCTGCTGGTCTCGAGGACTGGGTTGATTTCGGTGTCATTTGTGGtctgctccttctcaacGCTGTCGTCGGTTTCGTCCAAGAATACCAGGCTGGTTCTATTGTCGATGAACTCAAGAA GACTCTCGCCCTCAAGGCTGTCGTCCTCCGTGATGGCACCctcaaggagattgaggcCCCCGAGGTCGTCCCCGGTGACATCCTgcaggttgaggagggtacCATCATTCCCGCCGATGGTCGCATCGTCACCGATGATGCTTTCCTCCAGGTTGATCAGTCTGCCATCACCGGCGAGTCTCTCGCCGTCGACAAGCACAAGAACGACTCCTGCTACGCTTCTTCCGCTGTCAAGCGTGGTGAGGCTTTCCTCGTCGTTACTGCTACCGGTGACAACACCTTCGTCGGTCGTGCCGCTGCCCTCGTGAACGCTGCTAGCGCCGGCTCCGGTCACTTCACCGAGGTTCTCAACGGCATTGGTACTATTCTCCTGGTTCTCGTCATTCTCACCAACTTGGTCGTCTGGGTTGCTTCCTTCTACCGCGACAACGGCATCGTCAAGATCCTTGAGTTCACCCTCGCCATTACCATCATTGGTGTTCCCGTCGGTCTTCCCGccgtcgtcaccaccaccatggctgTCGGCGCTGCTTACCttgccaagaagaaggccatcGTCCAGAAGCTCTCTGCCATCGAGTCCCTTGCCGGTGTCGAGATTCTCTGCTCTGACAAGACTGGTACTctcaccaagaacaagctcTCTCTCGCTGAGCCCTACACCGTCGCTGGTGTCGAGCCCGAGGACCTCATGTTGACTGCCTGCTTGGCCGCTTcccgcaagaagaagggtaTGGATGCCATCGACAAGGCTTTCCTCAAGTCCCTCAAGTTTTACCCCCGTGCCAAGTCTGTTCTCTCCAAGTACAAGGTCCTCGATTTCCACCCCTTCGACCCCGTCTCCAAGAAGGTTCAAGCCGTTGTCGAGTCTCCCCAGGGTGAGCGCATCATCTGCGTCAAGGGTGCCCCTCTTTTCGTCCTGAAGACCGTTGAGGAAGACCACCCCATtcccgaggaggttgatgtcgaCTACAAGAACAAGGTTGCCGAGTTCGCTACCCGTGGTTTCCGTTCCCTCGGTGTTGCCCGCAAGCGTGGTGAGGGCTCCTGGGAGATTCTCGGTATCATGCCCTGCTCTGACCCCCCTCGTCACGATACCGCCCGCACCATCAACGAAGCCAAGTCTCTCGGTCTCTCCATCAAGATGCTTACTGGTGACGCCGTCGGTATCGCTCGTGAGACTTCTCGCCAGCTCGGTCTCGGCACCAACGTTTACAACGCCGAGCGTCTCGGtctcggtggcggcggtgacaTGCCCGGCTCTGAGGTTTACGATTTCGTCGAGGCTGCCGATGGTTTCGCCGAGGTCTTCCCCCAGCACAAGTACAACGTCGTCGAGATTCTCCAGCAGCGTGGCTACCTCGTTGCCATGACCGGTGACGGTGTCAACGATGCTCCCTCGCTCAAGAAGGCTGACACTGGTATTGCTGTCGAGGGTGCTTCCGATGCTGCCCGTTCTGCTGCCGATATCGTTTTCCTTGCCCCTGGTCTCGGTGCCATCATTGATGCCCTCAAGACTTCTCGTCAGATTTTCCACCGCATGTACGCCTACGTTGTCTACCGTATCGCTCTGTCGATCCATCTCGAGATCTACCTTGGTCTCTGGatcgccatcctcaaccgCTCCCTCAACATTGAGCTCGTTGTCTTCATCGCCATTTTCGCTGATGTTGCCACCCTTGCCATTGCCTACGACAACGCTCCCTACTCCAAGACCCCCGTCAAGTGGAACCTACCCAAGCTCTGGGGTATGTCCGTCCTTCTCGGTGTCGTCCTTGCCGTCGGTACCTGGATCACTGTCACCACCATGTACGCTCACCCCAACGGTGGTATCATCCAGAACTTCGGTAACCTCGACGAGGTTGTCTTCCTTCAGATCTCGCTCACTGAGAACTggctcatcttcatcactcG TGCCAACGGTCCCTTCTGGTCCTCTCTTCCCTCGTGGCAATTGGCCGGCGCTATTCTCGTCGTTGACATTTTGGCCACTCTCTTCTGTATCTTCGGATGGTTTGAGGGCGGTGACCAGACTTCGATCGTCGCGGTTGTCCGTGTCTGGGTCTTCTCTTTCGGTGTGTTCTGCGTCATGGGCGGTGTTTACTACATCCTCCAGGACTCTGTCGGGTTTGACAACCTCATGCACGGCAAGTCCCCCAAGGGCAACCAGAAGCAGAGATCGCTGGAGGACTTCGTTGTCTCTCTCCAGCGTGTGTCTACGCAGCACGAGAAGTCGCAGTAA
- a CDS encoding hypothetical protein (BUSCO:EOG092629WA; COG:A; EggNog:ENOG503NWI7), with protein sequence MASSPVAELEAGLQALLSLKAPGVSGSRISSLTALCVNNPQSESVIVQKFYTHLKKTPGTHKLGVLYVVDQVAREWLKKAKALGQFPINSSAQDGTYAAGVHRLTELMPTLMNDSISAAPEDQKDKIKKLLDIWEKGETFPAAMVSSWREKLNAPQPTLQSTTPPGSPPPNLMASLGTGSKPPAPPATQSNPLNILETLANLARQNAPSTQSNHSAGPVPAPAPPAAPVQAPVQAPAPTAAPAPAPLPAALYGILGSQPGNSAMQPAAPPVNMSTLPHAFPPPMAAPQPAHFPPLAAPPVLNGAANPAANPAAVQLLSALLAQGVPVEQIASVMQLMTQNTAATGSPAVPQTSFPQPPQAAYPGYPAPPVSAGPGPAPWEAPRHAADSRDRNGYHSPGRVPRGRSRSRSPGRWDARDSPRSRRNDRGGFDYNRPASPNRGYNDDRGYRQRSPQGRRGSPSDNFSRQQQQQQQGPPQANGEKWVDHDPTVPPGHFKVLSRTLFVGGVMVSEPELREIFSRFGEVQSAIVHKEKRHAFVKMYYRKDAEKAKAAMSEGGARGNELRTKWGVGFGPRDCSDYGTGISVIPIQKLTEADRKWVLTAPYGGSGGRPIVTGMVVEEPDIEIGAGVSSKAISRRMQTDKGGSHGPKSSRREEDHHHDGGYQGGGGGGGGGGGGGRGGWGGGKKDRGGRGGGFDGKRGSHGGNGNQQNGDDPIVMELPPGIQMSRNGPVFQGFNGGY encoded by the exons ATGGCATCGTCACCGGTAGCAGAGCTCGAGGCTGGGCTGCAAGCCTTGCTCAGCCTCAAGGCTCCAGGCGTATCTGGTTCTCGGATCTCAAGTCTTACTGCACTTTGCGTCAACAACCCACAG TCTGAGTCGGTCATCGTCCAAAAATTCTATACACATCTCAAGAAAACGCCCGGAACACACAAGCTGGGCGTCCTCTACGTCGTAGACCAAGTAGCACGggagtggttgaagaaggccaaggctcTGGGACAGTTTCCCATAAATTCTTCAGCGCAAGATGGCACATATGCTGCGGGCGTGCATAGATTGACTGAACTCATGCCCACTCTGATGAACGACAGCATCTCGGCGGCTCCAGAAGATCAAAAG gacaagatcaagaaacTGCTCGATATTTGGGAGAAGGGCGAGACGTTTCCCGCTGCCATGGTTAGTTCCTGGCGGGAGAAGCTCAATGCTCCCCAGCCGACAC TCcaatcaacaacacctcccggaagccctccccccaacctgATGGCTTCGCTTGGTACTGGAAGCAAGCCGCCTGCACCGCCAGCAACGCAAAGCAACCCTCTAAACATTCTTGAGACCCTTGCCAACCTGGCTCGCCAAAATGCGCCCAGTACACAGAGTAATCACTCGGCCGGGCCAGTCCCGGCTCCGGCCCCTCCCGCGGCCCCAGTCCAAGCTCCAGTTCAAGCCCCGGCCCCGACTGCGGCTCCGGCCCCTGCTCCGCTGCCTGCAGCCTTGTACGGCATCCTTGGTAGCCAGCCTGGCAATAGCGCCATGCAGCCTGCTGCTCCGCCTGTCAACATGTCCACATTGCCACAtgcctttccaccacccatgGCAGCTCCTCAGCCTGCCCATTTCCCACCACTCGCAGCACCTCCAGTGCTCAATGGTGCGGCCAATCCAGCTGCCAATCCGGCGGCCGTCCAGCTATTGAGCGCCTTGCTGGCCCAAGGTGTACCTGTCGAACAAATCGCCAGCGTAATGCAGCTCATGACCCAAAACACTGCGGCTACCGGATCTCCAGCCGTCCCACAAACCAGCTTCCCGCAGCCACCTCAAGCCGCTTACCCCGGCTACCCAGCTCCTCCCGTCAGTGCCGGCCCTGGTCCAGCCCCCTGGGAAGCGCCCAGACATGCAGCCGACTCCCGTGATCGCAACGGCTATCACTCACCGGGGCGTGTTCCCCGCGGTAGATCCCGCTCCCGCTCGCCGGGACGCTGGGACGCCAGAGACTCACCCCGATCCCGCCGCAACGACCGCGGAGGATTCGACTACAACCGCCCAGCCTCGCCAAACCGGGGTTACAATGATGACAGGGGATATCGCCAGCGCTCGCCCCAGGGCAGGAGAGGTAGCCCATCAGATAACTTTtctcgccaacaacagcaacaacaacaagggcCGCCACAGGCCAACGGAGAAAAATGGGTCGATCACGACCCTACCGTTCCCCCTGGCCACTTCAAGGTCTTGTCGCGAACCCTTTTCGTTGGCGGGGTCATGGTTTCCGAGCCCGAATTACGGGAAATCTTCTCTCGCTTCGGCGAGGTCCAAAGTGCCATTGTTCACAAGGAGAAGAGACACGCCTTTGTGAAAATGTATTACAGGAAAGATGCCGAAAAGGCCAAGGCGGCCATgtcggaggggggggcgagggggaaCGAGCTCCGGACGAAGTGGGGAGTGGGCTTTGGGCCCCGGGATTGCAGTGATTACGGCACTGGAATTTCTGTTATTCCTATTCAAAAGCTCACTGAAGCGGATAGGAAGTGGGTGTTGACTGCGCCGTACGGCGGTAGTGGCGGGAGGCCAATTGTGacggggatggtggtggaggagccggaTATTGAGATTGGTGCGGGGGTGTCCAGTAAGGCGATCTCTAGGAGGATGCAAACTGATAAAGGCGGGAGTCACGGGCCTAAGTCAAGTAggcgggaggaggaccaTCACCATGATGGGGGGTAtcagggtggtggtggtggtggtggtggtggtggtggtggtgggagagggggatggggaggagggaagaaggataggggtggaaggggagggggttttgatgggaagaggggaagTCATGGCGGGAATGGGAACCAACAGAATGGCGATGATCCAATTGTTATGGAATTGCCGCCGGGAATCCAAATGAGTAGGAATGGGCCGGTCTTTCAGGGGTTTAATGGCGGTTATTAG
- a CDS encoding hypothetical protein (EggNog:ENOG503NXGF; COG:S) — protein MAGNHVNLNGLASFTPAASAAAPATVSALNRGGGKGPRALAPGSGGVGGEFGSSNGESSTASAFISSTITTPMSSVNTDGTANSNLPDNTADDVGTGVISKKRKAVPGSRGVANLTPEQLAKKRANDRDAQRAIRERQRLKIEQYEREIRELKSQQPYLELQAAVRQREAVEAELAEVKACLASIMHLVQPLLAKGSQIVGQQHPAPLPSPAQTHHPSLHHQQHGLVAPIRTPVGFSGSGPGSVASPGSVGTHGRWHNSMSPVVTPMCTEGQQHQQHPHQPHQLQQPQPSSQAGILAQQRHDLGHGLDLGSDRLGLEFLLDPAQKIARIHQNAAAAASTQYHHQVPLLIPPTQTTFTKPTQSPPLPQHQPREEEEEDDDDEEEDFFTLPLNSPPTCPLDSILLDFLSERRHLLSLPSSHANDVLGPPYPSISSLLNPSTPSHPLSKVFTDILARFPGLSRLPERAAVLYLMFLLMRWQVSPTRENWERIPEYFRPGGLQRRKRHPAWVDYIPWGGMRERIVQMCDDDTEEGGIEFENFFIPFTGTLRVGWGEEGEGEGGCVLLRQKEKGGVVGVGDGMVINPAFEAHVRRLESWSLGGEFERAFPGLGGTYKLRRG, from the exons ATGGCCGGGAACCATGTCAATTTGAATGGCCTTGCATCATTCACACCCGCCGcatctgctgctgcaccCGCAACGGTCTCGGCCCTCAAtagagggggaggaaaagggccACGAGCATTGGCGCCCGGGTCCGGAGGTGTCGGTGGTGAAttcggcagcagcaacgggGAATCGTCAACCGCGTCTGCGTTTATTTCCTCAACGATAACGACGCCGATGAGCAGTGTGAACACCGACGGGACtgccaacagcaacctcccGGACAACACGGCAGACGATGTCGGCACCGGTGTAATCTCCAAAAAGCGCAAGGCGGTCCCGGGATCGAGAGGAGTTGCGAACTTGACCCCGGagcagctggccaagaaaCGGGCGAATG ATCGTGACGCACAGCGTGCTATCCGAGAGAGGCAGCGCCTCAAGATTGAGCAGTATGAGCGGGAGATTCGTGAGCTCAAGTCTCAGCAGCCGTATCTGGAGTTGCAGGCTGCTGTTCGCCAGAgggaggctgttgaggcgGAGCTGGCCGAGGTGAAGGCATGTCTGGCTAGTATTATGCACTTGGTTCAGCCTCTGCTGGCTAAGGGGTCGCAAATAG TtgggcagcagcatcctGCGCCGTTACCTTCGCCAGCTCAGACACACCATCCGTCGTtgcaccaccaacagcatGGACTAGTAGCACCAATTCGGACACCTGTGGGGTTTTCGGGGTCTGGCCCGGGCAGTGTTGCCTCCCCGGGCTCTGTCGGTACTCATGGACGATGGCATAACAGTATGTCGCCTGTGGTGACGCCCATGTGCACAGAaggtcaacaacaccagcaacatccacaccagccacaccagcttcagcaacctcaaccctcttcccagGCCGGTATTCTCGCCCAGCAACGCCACGACCTCGGTCACGGGTTGGACCTAGGTTCAGACCGTCTCGGCCTCGAATTCCTCCTCGACCCGGCCCAGAAAATCGCCCGGATACATCAAaacgctgctgctgctgcttccaCCCAGTACCATCATCAAGTCCCTCTGTTGATACCACCCACACAAACCACTTTCACGAAACCCACtcagtcaccaccactaccacaacatcaaccccgagaagaagaagaagaagatgatgatgatgaagaagaagacttcttcaccctcccactcaactcccccccaacctgcCCCCTCGACTCAATCCTCCTAGACTTCCTCTCCGAacgccgccacctcctctccctcccctcctcgcaCGCAAACGACGTCCTCGGCCCGCCctacccctccatctcctccctcctcaacccgtcaaccccctcccaccccctatCAAAAGTTTTTACGGACATCCTCGCCCGCTTCCCCGGCCTGTCCCGTCTCCCTGAGCGCGCAGCGGTTTTGTACCTCATGTTCCTCCTCATGCGCTGGCAAGTCTCACCCACAAGAGAAAACTGGGAGAGGATCCCGGAGTATTTTCGCCCCGGGGGGTTGCAGAGACGGAAAAGGCACCCGGCCTGGGTGGATTATATACCctggggagggatgagggagaggattgtACAAatgtgtgatgatgatacggaggagggggggatagAGTTTGAGAATTTTTTTATACCGTTTACTGGGACTttgagggttggttggggggaggaaggggagggggagggggggtgtgtACTACTACgacagaaagagaaagggggggtcgtaggggtgggggatgggatggtgatTAATCCCGCTTTTGAGGCGCatgtgaggaggttggagagctggagtttggggggggagtttgagAGGGCTTTtcctgggttgggggggacgTATAaattgaggagggggtga